From the genome of Astyanax mexicanus isolate ESR-SI-001 chromosome 3, AstMex3_surface, whole genome shotgun sequence:
AAGTAAAAAGGCAAACGCTACTGTGAAAAAATGGAGATGCAAATACAGTGGAATAGTTGAGCTGATTGCTGGTTTGTGTGCAATTCCGAAACAAAATCTGCGATTGGTTTTGAAAATGTCAACTATTCTGTATTGTTTTTCACTAAAGatatcaagtgcagtgaaatggaATGTAATGGTTACATTTGAatatagtggttttgcatttcattttggcatgtattctgcatgttagtgaggaaaagcactGCATCTTGTGAATTGTGTTTCCATTGTTTATGGTATTGTTTGCTTTTCAATATTGCACTAATTCATTTCCATATAAtacagggctgcacaatatattgtttcagcatcacCACTGCAATGTAGTCATATACAGTGGTCACATTGCAGGATGTACAATAGCCATTTAAGGCAAATTAAATTAAAGGTTACAGATATTGTCTGCTTTATGCAAAAGGAGAATCCACATAGTGGGCATTTTCTTATTATATCTGCCcagaataatttatataaaaaagcaattaataaAATGGCATGTTGGATCATTAAAAAAAtttgtattgtaaaaaatatttctttttgttTAGGTGGAAATTCTTTCTGGTAAAGATAAAGGAAAACAGGGGAAGGTCACTCAGGTCTTCCGGCACCGGAACTGGGTTATCGTTGAAGGTCTGAACAcggtaaatatatactttttactTCATATGTACATATTCACATTAAAAGTTTCCAATCAaatgaaatgtttatttatatatattttttgtgaatgtATTTtcgtatttttaaaaaataaatatatatgtacaatgaTTCACCACAATAAGGTCTTTAACAAATAGTAAAAattatgacaataataataataataataataataataataatagtaacataataaaaaacaaatatatatgcaATTGAATAAGTAAAACAAGCTGTAAATGATGTATTTAGTATGAACTATTTAAAGAGTATAGTCATTATGTCTTATGttgaaaaaataaatttaaagaaataataattgtgaaataataattaaaaaaaaaaaacattgtgactCCATTATAATTTCAGAAGTACACCTTTTTAATCCTAAATTTTAAGATTTTCTTGGCTGCTGTGCCAGCAGTCATTAATTCTTTGATTTCTTCCGGAGCAGTATCCTCTCAGTGTTAAAATAGAgctggaaaaaagaaagaagcaaaAATTTCAACGAAGAATAGAAAATTTGTTACAAAAACCCAGAATTTTTGACTGGAGGACACTACTAGAACACATGCATGAACGTACCAGTAACACTCAAGGAACATTTCTGACATAATTTATCAGTAGACAGTTACATTTAAAATGCCTAGTGTGGGGTTAATAATTTAATTCCAATTTGTTACATTTATCAAATAAACAGGAATAATGTTTTAGAACTTTTTCACTGTGGACAAGAGgtatacacacattcacatacagctgtatgcatggaaaagtcataatATAGTGTAATTCTGTTTAGCAGGTATAAAGGatgtaatatgtaaaaaaaatattaatcagtcAAGAATAAATCACTTTACTCGCTGTTTTGATTTTTTGCAGCATTACAGATATGTTGGTAAAGCTGGAGATTACAGAGGGACGTACATCGCCAATGAAGCTCCTTTACTCCTGAACAACATCTCCCTTATCGACCCCACAGACAGGTGACAAACATCACGTCAGCttgataacattttaaaatgctgtcTAAGACTAGTTCACATTGCCAGGCTGATGTGATTAAAATTGGATCCACATTTTTCAGGACTATGTGGACACTTTAGGGAAACTTCGTAGTAGACTATATTCTGGAAAATCTCAGGTTTCAAAGCTTTATTGCAggccttatttttatttaaaaaaaaacagcagtcacGTTTTGGCACAATTTAAACATTGATTCAAAGCATACAGTTCACATGCTAATTGTGTGTTAATTCAACCACAAAAAGGTGCCTGTTAATCCACGCAAACACatatcagtcttaaaggcacagtaacctGTATATTTGCTTGTAAATATAATTCTAAAGGTTGAAGGCAGATTAGTAAATATACATGTGAAAATGCATTATGTACTTGTATAACTATTGTGTGTTGTTTAAAACTGGGGAGAAAATCAGGATTTtcaaaattttcttttttttttttttttctttttttttttttttttaccttcattaTTGTTATGTTCACTACACACCCACTAGCTAGAACAAAGTGTTACCAATGATTAAAGGGTGCACATGTATGTATTGTATATGCCACCTCTCATTCACATGATGCTCCACCATATCTTTCCAAACTGCAGCTAATACAATTGGACAGCTGAACATGCTTGGAAAAGTACACTAGCTGCTACTTATGTGCACATTGGGCAATGGGGGAGAGATCAAAGCCCATCATGCTCTCTGAGTCTCCCAGAGTCTCCTGGATAGATGTGGTATTACTATGAAGCAAACTACAATCTCCTAATGAAACATAGGCTGTGtggtttattataatgttttgtgtATTTGTTACCAGGAAGCCCACAGAGACTCAGTGGAGGTTTACTGAGGAGGGAGAGAGGGTGCGTGTTTCAGTCAGAACAGGGAGAGTTATCCCCAAACCGCTCTTCCAGAGGAAAGATGGCATCATTCCTGAGCAGTGGAAAGGTGAGTCTACTGGAGAGAACTGTGATTTTTGAGAATACAAAGAGTAAAACcactaaaaaaataatcaaacactGAATATCATCAGTATACAGATTAAATTTACTTGTGTTCCCTCCACCATTACAGATGGGCCAAAGGACACGTCTTCTAAAGACACTCTTCAGAAAACATACACACCTATACTGAAGACTCTAGAGGAGGAGGTGATGGAGAAGATGAACATTCAGGAAAACAGAAGGCAGAAAAGAAGCTACTGGTATTAAAATATAAtaccagaatgttttttttattatttaaatagaaataagTTTATTTCCACATGTATTTGAATGTTCGAAAAATAAAACCATTGCTACccaaatttgttttgtttttaaaaaagctaTTTATACAGAAATTTG
Proteins encoded in this window:
- the mrpl24 gene encoding probable 39S ribosomal protein L24, mitochondrial: MRLTTLLSMAARAAFPHDYRYGTNRPWTLAAKRLNPPGKNRRVVHVEPIAKEDWSVFRGDVVEILSGKDKGKQGKVTQVFRHRNWVIVEGLNTHYRYVGKAGDYRGTYIANEAPLLLNNISLIDPTDRKPTETQWRFTEEGERVRVSVRTGRVIPKPLFQRKDGIIPEQWKDGPKDTSSKDTLQKTYTPILKTLEEEVMEKMNIQENRRQKRSYWY